One window from the genome of Breoghania sp. L-A4 encodes:
- the pepN gene encoding aminopeptidase N has protein sequence MRPDAAQPVRLEDYLPTAYAIETVHLDFRLTANATRVIARTCFAPRESTAPGTPLVLDGDELTLTGLSLNGAALAGDAFEATPGKLVVHAPPAGGFTLEVTTQIDPEANTKLMGLFRSNGAYCTQCEAEGFRRITYFHDRPDVLAVYTTRLEARKSDAPVLLANGNPVSSGDIDGTDRHFAVWHDPFPKPAYLFAMVAGDLACVSDTFTTMSGRAVDLRIYVEHGNEDRCDYAMDALKRSMRWDETAFGREYDLDIFVIVAVSDFNMGAMENKGLNIFNDKYVLANPQTATDQDYAHIEGIIAHEYFHNWTGNRITCRDWFQLCLKEGLTVFRDQEFSADQRSAPVKRIADVRLLKSHQFPEDAGPLAHPVRPKIYHQINNFYTATVYEKGAELVRMLKTWLGEADFRKSMDLYFERHDGDAATIEDFLACFRDAAGIDISQFSLWYDQAGTPALKVGDRWDEATGTYTLDIEQSCPPTPGQDAKLPMTIPIRFGLVGPNGHDLAWQSVSGGEVRGDVIVLTDKTQRLSFTGVGARPVPSLLRGFSAPVTLNHDLPHADRVFLARHDGDTFNRWQAVQTIAMELLTVGTRAGKAAMPSVDVADLAALMDEIAADTGLEPAYRALVLQLPGDADVAREIATDVDPDAIASARKALASAVARACAATFERAYAEQAIDGPYSPDAAHAGRRALSAVLLDYLAENDAAHSARSMNHYETADNMTDRLAALKVLVHRGDSKADAALEDFFQRHSDNALVLDKWFTVQATAPFDGALDRVKTLMRHPAFSFTNPNRVRALISAFATGNQTQFNRADGAGYDFLAATVLELDKRNPQVAARLLSAFRSWRALELNRRGKAEAALRRVENAETLSSDVQDIVARSLQQG, from the coding sequence ATGCGCCCCGATGCGGCCCAACCCGTTCGCCTGGAAGACTATCTGCCCACAGCCTACGCCATCGAGACGGTTCATCTCGATTTCCGGCTGACGGCAAACGCCACGCGCGTGATCGCCCGCACGTGCTTTGCGCCGCGCGAGAGCACGGCGCCCGGCACGCCGCTTGTCCTGGATGGCGACGAATTGACGTTGACGGGACTGTCCCTCAACGGGGCAGCGCTTGCGGGCGACGCCTTCGAAGCCACGCCGGGCAAGCTGGTGGTGCACGCGCCGCCGGCCGGCGGCTTCACACTGGAGGTCACCACGCAGATCGATCCAGAAGCCAACACCAAGCTGATGGGGCTGTTCCGCTCCAATGGCGCCTATTGCACCCAGTGCGAGGCGGAAGGCTTCCGCCGCATCACATATTTCCATGACCGGCCCGACGTTCTCGCCGTCTACACCACGCGGCTTGAGGCGCGCAAATCCGATGCGCCCGTCCTGCTGGCCAACGGCAACCCGGTGTCGTCCGGCGACATCGATGGCACGGACCGGCATTTCGCCGTCTGGCACGATCCCTTTCCCAAGCCCGCCTACCTCTTCGCCATGGTGGCCGGCGATCTCGCCTGTGTTTCCGACACGTTCACCACCATGAGCGGCCGCGCGGTGGATCTGCGCATCTATGTGGAGCACGGCAACGAGGACCGTTGCGACTACGCGATGGACGCCCTCAAGCGCTCGATGCGCTGGGACGAGACGGCGTTCGGCCGCGAGTACGATCTCGACATCTTCGTCATCGTCGCGGTGTCGGACTTCAACATGGGGGCCATGGAGAACAAGGGCCTCAACATCTTCAACGACAAATACGTGCTCGCCAATCCGCAGACCGCCACCGATCAGGACTACGCCCATATCGAGGGCATCATCGCGCACGAGTATTTCCACAACTGGACCGGCAACCGCATCACCTGCCGCGACTGGTTCCAGCTCTGCCTGAAGGAAGGCCTCACCGTTTTCCGCGACCAGGAGTTTTCCGCTGACCAGCGTTCGGCGCCGGTCAAGCGGATCGCCGATGTGCGGTTGTTGAAATCGCACCAGTTCCCCGAGGACGCCGGTCCGCTGGCGCACCCGGTACGCCCGAAAATCTACCACCAGATCAATAATTTCTACACGGCGACCGTCTACGAGAAGGGCGCCGAGCTGGTGCGCATGCTCAAGACGTGGCTGGGCGAGGCCGACTTCCGCAAGAGCATGGATCTCTACTTCGAGCGGCACGACGGCGATGCGGCCACCATTGAGGATTTCCTCGCCTGCTTCAGGGACGCGGCGGGGATCGACATATCGCAGTTCTCGCTTTGGTACGATCAGGCCGGCACGCCCGCGCTGAAGGTCGGCGATCGCTGGGACGAGGCGACAGGCACCTACACGCTCGACATCGAGCAGTCCTGCCCGCCGACGCCGGGACAGGATGCCAAGCTGCCCATGACCATCCCGATCCGTTTCGGTCTCGTCGGGCCCAACGGTCACGATCTGGCGTGGCAGTCGGTCTCCGGCGGCGAGGTGCGTGGTGACGTCATCGTGCTCACCGACAAGACCCAGCGGCTGAGCTTCACCGGCGTGGGCGCGCGGCCCGTGCCGTCGCTGCTGCGCGGCTTCTCCGCTCCCGTGACGCTGAACCACGACCTGCCGCACGCCGACCGGGTCTTTCTCGCCCGGCACGACGGCGACACCTTCAACCGGTGGCAGGCCGTTCAGACGATCGCGATGGAGCTGTTGACCGTCGGCACGCGCGCGGGCAAAGCCGCCATGCCCTCGGTGGATGTCGCGGATCTCGCGGCCTTGATGGATGAAATCGCCGCGGACACGGGTCTGGAGCCGGCCTACAGGGCCCTGGTGCTGCAACTGCCGGGCGACGCCGATGTCGCGCGCGAAATCGCCACCGACGTGGACCCCGACGCGATCGCCTCGGCGCGCAAGGCGCTGGCTTCCGCCGTCGCGCGCGCCTGCGCGGCGACGTTCGAACGCGCCTACGCGGAACAGGCGATTGACGGGCCCTATTCGCCCGACGCCGCGCATGCGGGCCGCCGGGCGCTCAGCGCCGTGCTGCTCGACTATCTGGCGGAAAACGACGCCGCGCACAGTGCGCGGTCAATGAACCACTATGAGACCGCCGACAACATGACCGACCGTCTGGCCGCCCTGAAGGTGCTGGTCCACCGCGGCGACAGCAAGGCGGATGCGGCGCTGGAGGACTTCTTCCAGCGACATAGCGACAACGCTCTGGTACTGGACAAGTGGTTCACGGTCCAGGCCACCGCACCCTTCGACGGCGCCCTGGACCGCGTCAAGACGCTCATGCGCCACCCGGCCTTCTCGTTCACCAATCCCAACCGGGTGCGCGCGCTGATCAGCGCGTTCGCCACCGGCAACCAGACCCAGTTCAACCGCGCCGACGGCGCCGGTTACGACTTCCTGGCGGCCACGGTGCTCGAGCTCGACAAGCGCAACCCGCAGGTCGCAGCCCGGCTTCTCTCCGCGTTCCGTTCCTGGCGCGCGCTGGAGCTGAACCGCCGCGGCAAGGCGGAAGCCGCGCTCCGTCGGGTGGAGAACGCCGAGACCCTGTCAAGCGACGTCCAGGACATCGTGGCGCGCAGCCTGCAGCAAGGCTGA
- a CDS encoding alpha/beta hydrolase, giving the protein MIDYEAEYNNRARVPEHPAIIEGWARDAAAYRESAKAEFDRPYGLAPRLHYDLFHPQTPADDARAIVVFIHGGYWQALDGKHFSHMARGLNAQGFTVCIPSYDLCPQVRIGDIVAEIRDLARYLWENYRKPVVACGHSAGGHLVAALLTTDWGAMHLPKRLAPAGMAISGLFDLLPLVGTSINTALRMDLKEAIAQSPLAMGTPYGTKLIASVGSEESAEYLRQSRVIVDIWGRGGVGTKLRIEDGANHFTVIAPLADPESSMVADLANLARLAG; this is encoded by the coding sequence ATGATCGACTACGAAGCCGAATACAACAATCGCGCACGCGTGCCGGAACATCCGGCGATCATCGAAGGCTGGGCGCGGGACGCCGCCGCCTACCGCGAAAGCGCGAAGGCGGAGTTCGACCGCCCCTATGGCCTGGCGCCGCGCCTGCACTACGATCTGTTCCACCCGCAAACGCCGGCGGACGACGCCCGCGCCATCGTGGTGTTCATCCACGGCGGCTACTGGCAGGCGCTCGACGGCAAGCACTTCAGCCACATGGCGCGCGGACTGAACGCGCAGGGCTTCACCGTCTGCATCCCCTCCTACGACCTGTGCCCGCAGGTCCGGATCGGCGACATCGTCGCCGAGATCCGCGATCTCGCCCGGTATTTGTGGGAGAATTATCGCAAGCCCGTCGTCGCCTGCGGCCATTCCGCCGGAGGCCATCTGGTGGCGGCGCTGCTGACGACCGATTGGGGCGCGATGCACCTGCCCAAGCGGCTGGCGCCTGCCGGCATGGCGATTTCCGGGCTGTTCGATCTGCTGCCACTCGTTGGCACCTCGATCAACACCGCCCTGCGCATGGATCTCAAGGAAGCCATCGCGCAGTCACCGCTGGCGATGGGCACACCCTACGGCACCAAACTGATTGCCAGCGTCGGGTCCGAGGAATCGGCGGAATACCTGCGCCAGTCGCGGGTCATCGTCGACATCTGGGGACGCGGTGGTGTCGGCACCAAGCTGCGCATCGAGGACGGCGCCAACCACTTCACGGTGATCGCTCCGCTCGCCGATCCCGAAAGCTCGATGGTGGCCGATCTCGCCAATCTGGCGCGGCTCGCGGGTTAG
- a CDS encoding TetR/AcrR family transcriptional regulator, with translation MRDPHRTICDAAAALFAEKGYEGTSLQDVATVVGVTKAGLYHYFPTKQELFDSIVLGVLRDMLASAKARVATADTNADRVAAFMGAHAAYFEANRDHYRAAFIGRGGDLSVFTPQQMAARRAYTDYLTNLLDEGRTAGAFAFEDAAIVARGILGMLNWMTRWYHPDGRKTAQEIAADYAGIILKGIAAD, from the coding sequence ATGCGCGATCCGCACCGCACGATCTGCGACGCGGCCGCCGCCCTGTTCGCGGAAAAGGGCTACGAGGGGACGTCGCTGCAGGACGTCGCCACCGTGGTCGGCGTGACCAAGGCCGGGCTCTACCACTATTTCCCGACCAAGCAGGAGCTGTTCGACTCCATCGTCCTCGGCGTGCTCCGTGACATGCTGGCCTCGGCGAAAGCCCGGGTTGCGACGGCGGACACAAACGCCGACAGGGTGGCGGCCTTCATGGGCGCGCACGCGGCCTATTTCGAGGCCAACCGCGATCACTACCGCGCCGCCTTCATCGGGCGCGGCGGCGATCTCTCGGTGTTCACGCCGCAGCAGATGGCGGCGCGGCGCGCCTATACCGACTATCTCACAAACCTTCTGGACGAGGGGCGAACCGCGGGCGCCTTCGCCTTCGAGGACGCGGCCATCGTGGCGCGCGGCATTCTCGGCATGCTGAACTGGATGACCCGCTGGTATCATCCCGACGGCCGCAAGACGGCGCAGGAGATCGCCGCGGACTACGCCGGGATTATCCTCAAGGGCATCGCCGCGGACTGA
- a CDS encoding acyl-CoA dehydrogenase, with amino-acid sequence MTASPTAGKSSPSGGGTFAWDDPFLLNDQLTEDERMIMETARAYAQEKLQPRVLEAYANETTDRAIFNEMGELGLLGLTLPEAYDCADASYVAYGLVAREIERVDSGYRSMNSVQSSLVMYPIYAYGSDDQKKKYLPKLASGEYVGCFGLTEPDAGSDPGGMKTRAIKTEGGYVLRGSKMWISNSPIADVFVVWAKSEAHDNQIRGFVLEKGMKGLSAPKIGGKLSLRASITGEIVMDNVEVGEEHLLPNVSGLKGPFGCLNRARYGISWGAMGAAEDCWHRARAYGLERKQFGRPLAQTQLFQKKLADMQTEIALGLQGSLRVGRLLDEGKAAPEMISIVKRNNCGKALDVARMARDMHGGNGISEEYHVMRHAQNLETVNTYEGTHDVHALILGRAQTGLQAFF; translated from the coding sequence ATGACCGCGTCACCCACAGCCGGCAAATCCTCTCCCTCAGGCGGCGGCACCTTCGCCTGGGACGATCCGTTCCTGCTCAACGACCAGCTCACCGAAGACGAGCGGATGATCATGGAGACGGCGCGCGCCTACGCCCAGGAAAAGCTGCAGCCGCGGGTTCTCGAGGCCTATGCCAACGAGACCACCGACCGGGCCATCTTCAACGAGATGGGCGAGCTGGGCCTGCTGGGACTGACGCTGCCGGAAGCCTATGATTGCGCCGACGCCTCCTATGTCGCCTACGGGCTGGTGGCGCGCGAGATCGAGCGGGTGGATTCGGGCTACCGCTCGATGAACTCCGTGCAGTCGTCGCTGGTGATGTACCCGATCTACGCCTACGGCTCCGACGATCAGAAGAAGAAGTACCTGCCGAAGCTCGCCAGCGGCGAATACGTCGGCTGCTTCGGCCTGACCGAGCCTGACGCGGGCTCCGATCCCGGCGGCATGAAGACGCGCGCCATCAAGACCGAGGGCGGCTATGTGCTGCGCGGCTCCAAGATGTGGATTTCCAATTCGCCGATCGCCGACGTCTTCGTCGTCTGGGCCAAGTCGGAAGCCCACGACAACCAGATCCGCGGCTTCGTGCTGGAAAAGGGCATGAAGGGGCTGTCGGCGCCGAAGATCGGCGGCAAGCTGAGCTTGCGCGCCTCGATCACCGGCGAGATCGTCATGGACAACGTCGAGGTCGGCGAGGAGCACCTGCTGCCCAACGTCTCCGGCCTGAAGGGACCGTTCGGCTGCCTCAACCGCGCGCGCTACGGCATCTCCTGGGGCGCCATGGGCGCGGCCGAGGATTGCTGGCACCGGGCGCGGGCCTATGGTCTCGAGCGCAAGCAGTTCGGCCGCCCATTGGCCCAGACCCAGCTGTTCCAGAAGAAGCTCGCCGACATGCAGACCGAGATCGCGCTGGGGCTCCAGGGGTCCTTGCGCGTCGGCCGTCTGCTCGACGAGGGCAAGGCTGCGCCGGAGATGATCTCCATCGTCAAGCGCAACAACTGCGGCAAGGCGCTGGACGTGGCGCGCATGGCGCGCGACATGCACGGCGGCAACGGCATTTCCGAGGAATACCACGTGATGCGTCACGCGCAGAACCTGGAGACGGTCAACACCTACGAGGGCACGCACGACGTCCACGCCCTGATCCTGGGCCGCGCCCAGACCGGCCTGCAGGCATTTTTCTGA
- a CDS encoding CaiB/BaiF CoA-transferase family protein has product MTQNPAASAPLHGIRVLELARILAGPWIGQTLADLGADVIKVEAPQGDDTRTWGPPFVENETGPDAAAYYHSCNRGKRSVTVDFRTADGQAIVRELVRRADVLVENFKVGGLEKYGLDYASLKEINPRLVYCSITGFGQQGPYAHRAGYDFIIQGMSGLMDVTGEPDGEPQKVGVAVADIVTGLYGTIGILAALREREASGQGQQVDMALMDSVTAIQANQAMNYLATGTAPRRLGNAHPNIVPYQVFPSSDGHLIVAVGNDGQFKRFCEALERPDLAALPEFATNAARVRNRDTLIALLTPLTRAMTRDGLLEKLEAVGVPGGPINTVADVFADPQVIHRGLKLELASGTAKGGTVPSVRNPIRFSRSPMTMDRASPGLGEHSDEILAEIGWPAR; this is encoded by the coding sequence GTGACCCAGAACCCTGCCGCTTCCGCTCCCCTTCACGGCATCCGCGTGCTCGAACTTGCCCGCATTCTCGCAGGCCCCTGGATCGGCCAGACGCTGGCGGATCTCGGCGCCGACGTGATCAAGGTGGAGGCGCCGCAGGGCGACGACACCCGGACCTGGGGGCCGCCGTTCGTGGAAAACGAGACGGGTCCGGACGCCGCCGCCTACTATCACTCGTGCAACCGCGGCAAGCGCTCGGTGACGGTGGATTTCCGCACCGCGGACGGCCAGGCGATCGTGCGCGAACTGGTCCGGCGCGCGGACGTGCTGGTGGAGAATTTCAAGGTCGGCGGGCTTGAGAAATACGGCCTCGACTACGCCAGCCTGAAGGAGATCAACCCGCGCCTGGTCTATTGCTCGATCACCGGCTTCGGCCAGCAGGGGCCCTATGCGCATCGCGCGGGCTACGACTTCATCATCCAGGGCATGAGCGGGCTGATGGACGTGACCGGCGAGCCCGATGGCGAACCGCAGAAGGTGGGCGTGGCGGTGGCCGACATCGTCACCGGGCTTTACGGCACCATCGGCATCCTGGCGGCGTTACGCGAGCGCGAGGCGAGCGGCCAGGGCCAGCAGGTGGACATGGCGCTGATGGACAGCGTCACGGCGATCCAGGCCAATCAGGCGATGAACTATCTCGCCACCGGCACCGCGCCCAGGCGGCTCGGTAACGCGCATCCCAACATCGTGCCCTATCAGGTGTTTCCCAGTTCCGACGGGCATCTCATTGTCGCGGTGGGCAACGACGGCCAGTTCAAGCGCTTCTGCGAGGCACTCGAGCGTCCCGATCTGGCGGCCTTGCCGGAATTCGCCACCAACGCCGCCCGGGTGCGCAACCGCGACACGCTGATCGCGCTGCTGACGCCGCTCACGCGCGCGATGACCCGCGACGGCCTGCTTGAAAAGCTCGAAGCCGTCGGTGTGCCTGGCGGGCCGATCAACACGGTGGCCGACGTCTTCGCCGATCCCCAGGTGATCCATCGCGGGCTGAAGCTGGAACTGGCCAGCGGCACGGCGAAGGGCGGAACCGTGCCTTCCGTGCGCAATCCGATCCGCTTCTCGCGCTCACCGATGACCATGGACCGCGCCTCCCCGGGACTGGGCGAACACAGTGACGAGATTCTCGCGGAAATCGGCTGGCCGGCGCGGTGA
- a CDS encoding adenylate/guanylate cyclase domain-containing protein — protein MGDGRRRRLPIAWVVGGAFTALLGVSIAVVVGLSMQANFSNTFSLLNDKAVLIADSLEYRLRANLDPVAETVQRLGGLHEAGAFELADKERVLSFLTGALAAHPGITALLVLDMDDRELSAVRTSDGSIEAEGWYPVPAERRRQYPVDEVRAASGPTWGPLVTVPEGVFTNVTVPLKRAGEIIAYLTAATSIDFLTDIVTELDTGPEMSNFILAQGAQVLAFSDLEPLRRASPETEILLPLPVDRFADPVLRAMAQAPVLERFSQAQAEGVDVRHIEAGREDYILMSRALPGYGPHDWIIGAYFQRASLGGEVRRMMISGIAGVVALIVASVLALWLARTLSRPLTHIATQSRRVAAMEIDDVQPLPHSRMAEIDQLAVAFNAMVSGLRALNTYVPASLFRKLMGLGMAEAARSREAELTMLFTDIAGFTTQSEAMSASEVARFLNGHFALLVRAVEDEDGTVDKFLGDGMLAFWGAPDERADHADAAVRAARAIVKAQHAANVAARAAGETLTQLRIGIHTGRVVVGNIGAYDRVDYTIVGDAVNVTQRLQDFGRIVGPHDETVVLASGETVSALNLKVPRASIGQHHLRGRGSEIDVWRLFSRDIQGEG, from the coding sequence ATGGGCGACGGGCGCAGGCGGAGACTGCCGATTGCTTGGGTTGTGGGCGGCGCGTTCACGGCGCTTCTCGGCGTGTCCATTGCCGTCGTTGTGGGCCTGTCGATGCAGGCCAATTTCTCGAACACGTTTTCCCTGCTCAACGACAAGGCGGTGCTGATCGCAGACAGCCTCGAGTACCGGCTGCGCGCCAATCTCGATCCGGTGGCGGAAACCGTACAACGCCTCGGCGGGCTGCATGAGGCGGGCGCATTCGAGCTTGCCGACAAGGAGAGGGTGCTGTCGTTTCTGACCGGGGCGCTGGCGGCTCATCCGGGCATTACCGCGCTGCTGGTTCTCGATATGGACGACCGCGAGCTGTCCGCCGTGCGCACGAGCGACGGCTCCATCGAAGCCGAGGGATGGTATCCCGTGCCGGCGGAGCGGCGGCGTCAGTATCCCGTCGATGAGGTGCGCGCCGCCTCCGGCCCCACGTGGGGGCCGCTGGTTACCGTGCCCGAGGGGGTGTTTACCAACGTCACGGTGCCGCTGAAGCGCGCCGGAGAGATCATCGCCTATCTGACGGCGGCGACCTCCATCGACTTCCTGACCGACATCGTCACCGAACTGGATACCGGGCCGGAGATGTCCAACTTCATCCTTGCGCAAGGGGCGCAGGTGCTGGCGTTTTCAGATCTCGAGCCGCTGCGCCGGGCGTCGCCCGAAACCGAGATCCTTCTGCCGCTGCCGGTGGACCGCTTCGCCGACCCGGTATTGCGGGCGATGGCGCAGGCCCCGGTGCTGGAACGCTTCAGCCAGGCGCAGGCCGAAGGCGTCGATGTGCGGCATATCGAGGCGGGACGCGAGGACTACATCCTCATGTCGCGCGCGCTGCCGGGCTACGGTCCGCACGACTGGATCATCGGCGCCTATTTCCAGCGCGCCAGTCTCGGAGGCGAGGTCCGGCGGATGATGATCTCCGGCATCGCCGGCGTCGTGGCGCTGATCGTCGCAAGCGTGCTCGCCTTATGGCTGGCGCGGACGCTGTCGCGGCCGCTGACCCACATCGCGACCCAGTCGCGGCGGGTGGCGGCCATGGAGATCGATGACGTCCAGCCGCTGCCGCACAGCCGGATGGCGGAGATCGACCAGCTTGCGGTGGCCTTCAACGCCATGGTGTCGGGCTTGCGGGCGCTGAACACCTACGTGCCGGCGTCGCTGTTCCGCAAGCTGATGGGACTGGGCATGGCGGAGGCCGCGCGCTCGCGTGAGGCGGAACTGACCATGCTGTTCACCGATATCGCCGGCTTCACCACCCAGTCCGAGGCGATGAGCGCAAGCGAGGTGGCGCGGTTTCTCAACGGACATTTCGCGCTGTTGGTGCGCGCGGTGGAGGACGAGGACGGCACCGTCGACAAGTTCCTCGGTGACGGCATGCTGGCGTTCTGGGGCGCCCCGGACGAACGCGCCGATCATGCGGACGCCGCGGTACGCGCGGCCCGCGCGATCGTCAAGGCGCAGCACGCGGCCAATGTCGCGGCGCGCGCCGCGGGCGAAACGCTCACCCAGCTTCGCATCGGCATTCACACCGGCCGTGTGGTGGTCGGCAACATCGGCGCCTATGACCGGGTCGACTACACCATCGTCGGCGACGCGGTGAACGTCACCCAGCGGCTGCAGGATTTTGGCCGCATTGTCGGTCCGCATGACGAAACCGTTGTGCTGGCCAGCGGGGAGACCGTCTCGGCCCTCAATCTGAAGGTGCCGCGCGCCTCGATCGGCCAGCATCACCTGCGCGGTCGTGGCTCGGAAATCGACGTGTGGCGGCTTTTCTCCCGGGATATTCAAGGCGAAGGCTGA
- a CDS encoding ABC transporter ATP-binding protein, translated as MDIVTLDDLTVEFDTPEGLVRAVDGVSLSIPANRTLALVGESGSGKSVISQAIMGLLPANARIASGHIHFRDTGPRCAVGTGAGVVPGAPAGMPTGMDVGREVDIAALKPDSAAMRAIRGDRIAIIFQEPMTSLSPLHTIGDQIGEAIELHRGLSRREAAEITRDMLKLVQFPHPERALDTFPFELSGGLRQRAMIAMALVCRPALLIADEPTTALDVTIQAEILKLIKDLQGELGMSVLMITHDFGVVANVADEVVVIYHGRIMESGSAEDLFNKPSHPYLKALMRAVPRFDMAPGERLVPIRPVTAKVEALHARRPANWRGEPGTPLVRLDNVSKIYQLRKSGLWGGEVRTIKAMDAVNLTIRRGECLGLVGESGSGKTTTAKAILRAIGVEGGRIDYFVNGEPKDMATLQGKDLKAFRRRVQLIFQDPFSSLNPRMTVNDILMEPLIIHGIGSSAERAQRVRDLVELVGLDPRFLRRYPHSFSGGQRQRIGIARALALEPEFVLCDEPVSALDVSVQAQILNLLKDLQKELGLTYLFVSHNLAVVDYIADRVAVMCKGRLVELGPTHEVVASPIHPYTRALLKAVPEPSLDDRLDLEGISASMISDPAQWREPYRIVGDTAPTLVEMAPGHFVCAPGLASATVDAVGREHASQRFWNENTEGVA; from the coding sequence TTGGATATCGTCACGCTCGACGATTTGACGGTGGAGTTCGATACCCCGGAAGGTCTGGTGCGCGCCGTCGACGGCGTGTCCCTGTCGATTCCCGCCAACCGGACCCTGGCGCTGGTGGGCGAATCCGGCTCGGGCAAGAGCGTGATCTCGCAGGCCATCATGGGGCTGCTGCCCGCCAATGCGCGGATCGCGTCCGGTCACATTCATTTTCGTGACACGGGGCCGCGATGCGCGGTCGGGACCGGGGCGGGTGTTGTGCCCGGGGCGCCGGCCGGCATGCCGACCGGTATGGATGTGGGCCGGGAGGTCGACATCGCCGCCTTGAAGCCCGACAGCGCCGCGATGCGCGCCATCCGCGGCGACCGCATCGCCATCATCTTTCAGGAGCCGATGACCTCCTTGTCGCCGCTGCACACGATCGGCGACCAGATCGGCGAGGCGATCGAACTGCACCGGGGACTGTCGCGGCGAGAGGCTGCCGAAATCACCCGCGACATGCTCAAGCTGGTTCAGTTCCCGCATCCCGAGCGGGCGCTGGACACCTTTCCGTTCGAGCTGTCCGGCGGGCTGCGCCAGCGCGCCATGATCGCCATGGCGCTGGTCTGCCGGCCGGCCTTGTTGATCGCCGACGAGCCGACAACCGCGCTCGATGTGACCATCCAGGCGGAAATTCTAAAACTCATCAAGGACCTGCAGGGCGAGCTTGGCATGTCCGTGCTGATGATCACCCATGATTTTGGCGTCGTCGCCAATGTGGCGGACGAAGTGGTGGTGATCTATCACGGCCGGATCATGGAATCGGGCTCGGCGGAAGATCTCTTCAACAAGCCCTCCCACCCCTATCTCAAGGCCCTGATGCGCGCCGTGCCGCGTTTCGACATGGCGCCCGGCGAGCGATTGGTGCCGATCCGGCCCGTGACCGCCAAGGTCGAGGCGCTGCATGCGCGCCGCCCCGCCAACTGGCGCGGCGAGCCGGGCACACCGCTGGTGCGGCTGGACAACGTTTCCAAGATCTATCAGTTGCGCAAGAGCGGCCTTTGGGGCGGCGAAGTGCGCACCATCAAGGCGATGGACGCCGTCAACCTGACGATCAGACGCGGCGAATGCCTGGGACTTGTGGGCGAAAGCGGCTCCGGAAAGACCACCACGGCCAAGGCAATCCTGCGCGCCATCGGCGTGGAAGGCGGCCGCATCGATTATTTCGTGAACGGCGAACCGAAGGATATGGCGACGCTGCAGGGCAAGGACCTGAAGGCCTTCCGCCGCCGGGTGCAACTGATCTTCCAGGATCCGTTCTCCTCGCTCAATCCGCGCATGACGGTCAACGATATCCTGATGGAGCCGCTGATCATCCATGGCATCGGCTCGTCGGCCGAACGCGCGCAGCGGGTGCGCGATCTGGTGGAACTGGTCGGTCTCGATCCGCGCTTCCTGCGTCGTTACCCGCATTCGTTCTCCGGAGGTCAGCGCCAGCGCATCGGTATCGCCCGGGCGCTCGCGCTGGAGCCGGAATTCGTGCTTTGCGATGAGCCGGTCTCGGCGCTCGACGTGTCCGTTCAGGCGCAGATCCTCAACCTTCTCAAGGATCTGCAGAAGGAACTCGGGCTGACCTACCTGTTTGTCAGCCACAACCTGGCCGTCGTCGACTATATCGCCGACCGGGTGGCGGTGATGTGCAAGGGCCGGCTGGTGGAGCTGGGGCCGACGCATGAGGTGGTTGCCAGCCCGATCCATCCCTACACGCGCGCGCTGCTCAAGGCGGTGCCGGAGCCGAGCCTCGACGACCGGCTGGATCTGGAGGGCATTTCCGCGTCGATGATTTCCGATCCCGCGCAGTGGCGCGAGCCCTACAGGATCGTCGGCGACACGGCGCCGACGCTGGTGGAAATGGCGCCGGGGCATTTCGTCTGCGCGCCGGGACTTGCCAGCGCCACCGTCGATGCCGTGGGCCGCGAACATGCGTCCCAGCGGTTCTGGAATGAGAACACGGAGGGTGTGGCATGA